The Streptomyces sp. cg36 genomic interval GCCGCTCGGGGCCGCCCGGACCATGGTCGAGCTGCGCTCGCCGGACGGTCTGGCGCTCCTCGAATTCGGCACCTCGGCCCTGCGGCGGTTCCTCTTCCTCACCTACGCGGCGGTCTCCGCCGAGGCGGAGAACCAGGACCTCGACATGGACGGGGCCCTCGCCGAGCTGCTGGGCGAGACCCGGTGAGCCCGGAGTAGGGCGCGCCCGCACCCCCCGTCCGCGGCGGGGCGGGGGGTGCGGCCCCGGGAGTGCGGCGGCGCGCCGGCTCCTCGCACGGCCGAGCCCATGTGGCCCTCCGGATGCCGCAGTTGAACGATCCGGCGGCGCTCCGTCCGGACGCCGGTCCTGGCGCTAGTTTGCTGCACCGGACCATTTTGCGAAGGGCATGAACCACCATGAGCGAGAAGACCATCACCGTGCTGCCCGCCGACGAGGCGTTCGCGGTAGCGGCGAGCGCCGAGAGCATCGACCGGGCCGCCGAGGCCCTGCGCGCCAACGGTTTCGCCGTGCACGTCGTCGACACCGCCGCCGAGGCCCGCAAGGTCGTCACCGAGGCCCTGCCCGCCGGGAAGGCGATCCTCGCTTCGACCAGCGAGACCCTGCGCCTGTCGGGCCTCCAGGAGGACATCGACGAGTCGGGCCGGTTCCGCAGCGTCCGCGCCGAGCAGGCGGACTGGGACCTGCGCGCGCGGGGCGACGAGGTCCGCGCCACCCGCTCCGCGCCGGACGTCGTGGTCGGCAGCGTGCACGCGGTCACCGAGGACGGCAAGCTGGTCACGGCGTCGGCGAGCGGCAGCCAGCTCCCCGCCTACGCGTTCGGCGCGGCCCAGGCGTTCTGGGTGGTCGGCGGGCAGAAGGTGGTGGCGGACCTGGACACCGCGCTGCGCCGCATCGAGACGTACTCGCTGCCCAAGGAGGACGTCCGGGCCCAGCACGCGTACGGCCGCCGCAGCGTCATAGCCAAGGTCCTGATCCACGGCCGTGAGACGATCCCGCACCGCAGCACCGTGGTGCTGGTCCGCGAGGCCATCGGCTTCTGAGCCGTCAGAACCCCCGCGGGCGCCGAGTCCGCGGGCCGGTTTCCAGCCGCCGTACCCCCTGGGGTGCGGCGGCTTTCGCCGTTGCGGGGCGGGCGCCGGGCCGGCCGCGGCAGGGGAACCCGGCGCCCCGCCCCCAGGTCAGGGGCGGCGGGGTCATGACTGGGCGCCGGGTCCTCCCGGTGCGTGACCGGTCCGGCCGCTGGGCCGGAGGCGTCCTGAACGTAACACCTCGCAATCACTTGCGAAAGATCTTGCGGTGAGAAAACGGCGAGATTTCCGCCGCGTATCGGGGGTGTGTCCAAAGGGTTGACCAGCGGGCGCGGGCGCTTTACGGTCTCGACCGCAACACGTTTCCGGTTGTTTCAGCAAGAACATTCAGAGCCATTCCGGTAGGTCGGCCGCACCGCCCGGAGGCCGCTCCGCCCCCGCATCCCCGCACGGAGGTCCCCCATGGACGGTCGAGCCGGCAGCATCCCCCGTACGCGCCGACGGCGCCGACCGCTCGCCGCGGCGGCGGCCCTGGCGGTGGGAGCGGCGGGCACCCTCGTCCTCGGAGCCCCGCAGGCGCGGGCCGCCGCACCCGGCGCCAAGGACGTCACCGCCGTCCTCTTCGAGTGGAACTTCGCCTCGGTCGCCAAGGCGTGCACCGACGAACTCGGCCCGGACGGCTACGGCTACGTCCAGGTCTCGCCGCCCCAGGAGCGCATCCAGGGCTCCCCCTGGTGGACCGGGTACCAGCCGGTGAGCTACCGGATCGGCAGCCGGCTCGGCGACCGGGCGGCGTTCCGGTCCATGGTGGAGACCTGCCACGCGGCGGGCGTCAAGGTGGTCGCCGACTCGGTGATCAACCACATGACGAACGGCTCCGGCACCGGCTCGGCCGGATCGTCCTACACCAAGTACGACTACCCCGGCACCTACTCCTCGGCCGACATGGACGACTGCCGCTCCGAGGTCACCGACTACCAGGACCGCTGGAACGTCCAGCACTGCGAACTGGTGCGGCTGGCCGACCTGGACACCGGCGAGGAGTACGTCCGCAAGACGATCGCCGGATACCTCAACGACCTGCTGTCGCTCGGCGTCGACGGCTTCCGCGTCGACGCGGCCAAGCACATCCCCGCCGACGACCTCGCCGCCATCAAGGCGCGGCTCACCGATCCGAACGCCTACTGGAAGCAGGAGACGATCTACGGCGCCGGCGAGGCCGTGCAGCCCACCGAGTACCTGGGCACCGGCGACGCGCAGGAGTTCCGCTACGCCTGGGACCTCAAGCGGGTGTTCACCGGCGAGAAGCTCGCGTATCTGAAGAACTTCGGCGAGGGCTGGGGATATCTGCCCGCCGGGAAGGCGTCGGTGTTCGTCACCAACCACGACACCGAGCGCGGCGGCCCCACCCTCACCTACAACGACGGTGCCAAGTACACCCTGGCCCATGTCTTCATGCTGGCCTGGCCCTACGGCTCACCGGACGTCCACTCCGGCTACGCCTTCACCGACAAGGACGCGGGTCCGCCCAACAACGGCCAGGTCAACGCCTGTTACACCGACGGGTGGGAGTGCCAGCACGCCTGGCCGCAGATCGCCGCCATGGTGAAGTGGCGCAACACCGCCGGCAGTGCGCCCGTCGGCGACTGGTGGGACGACGGGGCCAACGCCATCGCCTTCGGCCGGGGCGCCAGGGCGTATGTGGCGATCAACCACGCGAGCGCCCCGCTGACCCGCACCTTCCAGACCTCGCTGCCCGCGGGCGGCTACTGCGACGTGCAGAGCGGCCGGGGTGTCACGGTCGACGGCTCGGGCCGGTTCACCGCGACCCTCGCCCCCGACACCGCCCTCGCGCTGCACACCGGCGCCCGCACCTGCGGCACCGGCACCACCGCCACCGGTGCCTCCTTCCACGTCGGCGCGACCACCGTGCCCGGCCAGAACATCTACGTCGTCGGCGACCAGGGCGCCCTCGGCGGCTGGAACACCGGCGCCGCGCTCAAGCTCGACCCGGCCGCCTACCCGGTGTGGAGCCTGGACGTGCCGCTGCCCGCCGGTACCGCCTTCGCCTACAAGTACCTGCGCAAGGACGCCGGAGGGGCGGTGACCTGGGAGAGCGGTGCCAACCGGACCGCCACCGTGCCCGCCGACGGCAAGGTCGCGCTCAGCGACACCTGGCGCGACTGACCCCGGCGGGCGGCGCCCCGGCGAGACCCGGCCGCCGCCCGCCCCGCGCCCCCGCCCGTACGACCGTGGAACCCCTTCGAAGGAGTACGTCCGTGATCGGCTCCCCGCGCCGCTCCGCCGTCACCGCCGCCGTCGCCCTGGCGCTCCTGGCGTCGGCCGCGCCCGCCGCGCCCGCCGCGGGCCCGGCGGTGGCCACGCCCCCGGCCCCGCCGTCCGACGCCCGGCTCGCCGCCGAGCCCGCCCGGCACGAACTCACCCGGGAACAGCCCTACTTCGTCCTCCCGGACCGGTTCGCGGACGGCGACCCGGCCAACAACCGGGGCGGGCTCACCGGCGACCGCTCGGTCACCGGCTACGACCCGACCGACAAGGGCTTCTACCAGGGCGGCGACCTCAAGGGGCTGACCCGGAAGCTGGACTACATCAAGGGGCTCGGCAGCACCGCGATCTGGCTGGGGCCGATCTTCAAGAACAAGCCGGTGCAGGGCACGGGCGCCGACCAGAGCGCCGGGTACCACGGCTACTGGATCACCGACTTCACCCAGGTCGACCCGCACTTCGGCACCAACGCGGAGCTGGCCCGGCTGATCGACAAGGCCCACGCCAAGGGGATGAAGGTCTTCTTCGACGTCATCACCAACCACACGGCCGATGTCATCGGGCGCGAGCGGGGGAGCGGCCAGTACCTCTCCAAGGGCGCGTTCCCCTATCTCACCCGGGACGGCGTGCCGTTCGACGACAGCGCCTACGCGGCGGGCGGCAAGGGCTTCCCGGCCGTCGGCCCCGGCTCCTTCCCGTACGCGCCGACCGTGCCCGCCGCCGAGAAGGACACCAAGGTCCCGGCCTGGCTCAACGACCCGACGATGTACCACAACCGGGGCGACTCCACCTTCGCCGGGGAGAGCGCCGAGTACGGCGACTTCTCCGGCCTCGACGACCTGTGGACCGAACGGCCCGAGGTCGTGCGGGGCATGGAGAAGATCTACGAGAAGTGGGTGGAGGACTTCGACGTGGACGGCTTCCGCGTCGACACCGTCAAACACGTCGACATGGACTTCTGGACCCAGTGGGCGACCGCCCTGGACGCCTACGCCGCCAAGCGGGGGCGCCCGGACTTCTTCCTCTACGGCGAGGTGTACTCCGCCGACC includes:
- a CDS encoding LUD domain-containing protein encodes the protein MSEKTITVLPADEAFAVAASAESIDRAAEALRANGFAVHVVDTAAEARKVVTEALPAGKAILASTSETLRLSGLQEDIDESGRFRSVRAEQADWDLRARGDEVRATRSAPDVVVGSVHAVTEDGKLVTASASGSQLPAYAFGAAQAFWVVGGQKVVADLDTALRRIETYSLPKEDVRAQHAYGRRSVIAKVLIHGRETIPHRSTVVLVREAIGF
- a CDS encoding carbohydrate-binding module family 20 domain-containing protein, encoding MDGRAGSIPRTRRRRRPLAAAAALAVGAAGTLVLGAPQARAAAPGAKDVTAVLFEWNFASVAKACTDELGPDGYGYVQVSPPQERIQGSPWWTGYQPVSYRIGSRLGDRAAFRSMVETCHAAGVKVVADSVINHMTNGSGTGSAGSSYTKYDYPGTYSSADMDDCRSEVTDYQDRWNVQHCELVRLADLDTGEEYVRKTIAGYLNDLLSLGVDGFRVDAAKHIPADDLAAIKARLTDPNAYWKQETIYGAGEAVQPTEYLGTGDAQEFRYAWDLKRVFTGEKLAYLKNFGEGWGYLPAGKASVFVTNHDTERGGPTLTYNDGAKYTLAHVFMLAWPYGSPDVHSGYAFTDKDAGPPNNGQVNACYTDGWECQHAWPQIAAMVKWRNTAGSAPVGDWWDDGANAIAFGRGARAYVAINHASAPLTRTFQTSLPAGGYCDVQSGRGVTVDGSGRFTATLAPDTALALHTGARTCGTGTTATGASFHVGATTVPGQNIYVVGDQGALGGWNTGAALKLDPAAYPVWSLDVPLPAGTAFAYKYLRKDAGGAVTWESGANRTATVPADGKVALSDTWRD